In Neomonachus schauinslandi unplaced genomic scaffold, ASM220157v2 HiC_scaffold_814, whole genome shotgun sequence, a genomic segment contains:
- the LOC110586280 gene encoding small ubiquitin-related modifier 2-like, whose translation MADEKPKEGVKTENNDHINLKVAGQDGSVVQFTIKRHTPLSNLMKAYCERQDTPAQLEMEDEDTIDVFQQQTGGVY comes from the exons ATGGCCGATGAAAAGCCCAAGGAAGGAGTCAAGACTGAGAACAACGATCATATTAATTTGAAGGTTGCGGGGCAGGATGGTTCTGTGGTGCAGTTTACGATTAAGAGGCACACACCACTTAGTAATCTAATGAAAGCCTACTGTGAACGACAGG ACACACCTGCACAGTTGGAAATGGAGGATGAAGATACAATTGATGTGTTCCAGCAGCAGACAGGAGGTGTCTACTAA